In Acidiferrobacteraceae bacterium, one DNA window encodes the following:
- a CDS encoding MBL fold metallo-hydrolase, translating to MVRRLIHLIPFLCLLALAPAEAKTGCGTDGVWLQVLGSGGPELDDGRASTGYVIWRDGKARVLVDLGGGSMDRFEQSGASVNDLDLILLSHLHVDHSADLPVLVKASFFSDRDRDLPLYGPTGNRVMPSTTEFVDGLFGAKGVYRYLNRFLTGDAAYRLVPHDVDATRQKPRVILADSRYRVSAVAVHHGPIPALAWRVEIGGKSVVFSGDMNGDYGTLAVLARNADLLVAHHAIPEGATGVARDLHMPPSVIGRVAARARVRQLVLSHRMNRTLGREPESTRWIRRDYQGPLVYADDLQCFRP from the coding sequence ATGGTGCGGCGCCTCATCCACCTGATCCCGTTCCTGTGCCTGCTGGCACTTGCGCCGGCCGAGGCGAAGACCGGTTGTGGTACCGATGGCGTGTGGCTGCAGGTGCTGGGCTCCGGCGGACCGGAGCTGGACGACGGTCGTGCCTCCACCGGCTATGTGATCTGGCGCGATGGCAAGGCGCGTGTGCTGGTGGACCTGGGCGGCGGCAGCATGGACCGCTTCGAACAGAGCGGGGCGTCGGTCAACGACCTGGATCTGATCCTGCTTTCCCATTTGCATGTGGATCACAGCGCCGACCTGCCGGTGTTGGTGAAGGCCTCTTTCTTCAGCGACCGGGATCGCGACCTTCCCCTCTATGGACCGACGGGCAACCGGGTCATGCCGTCGACGACGGAATTCGTCGATGGCCTGTTTGGTGCCAAAGGCGTTTACCGCTACCTGAATCGTTTTCTCACCGGCGATGCCGCCTACCGGTTGGTGCCTCATGATGTCGATGCGACCAGGCAAAAGCCCCGGGTCATTCTTGCCGATTCACGCTATCGCGTGAGCGCCGTGGCGGTGCACCACGGGCCGATCCCGGCCCTGGCCTGGCGCGTGGAAATCGGTGGCAAGAGCGTGGTGTTCAGCGGAGATATGAATGGGGACTACGGAACCCTTGCCGTGCTTGCGCGCAACGCGGACCTGCTGGTAGCCCATCATGCGATTCCGGAAGGGGCGACGGGTGTGGCGCGGGACCTGCACATGCCGCCGTCGGTCATCGGTCGCGTCGCCGCCAGGGCCCGGGTGCGGCAACTCGTGCTATCGCACCGTATGAACCGAACCCTGGGACGGGAGCCGGAGAGTACGCGATGGATTCGCCGCGACTACCAGGGGCCACTGGTGTACGCCGACGACCTGCAGTGCTTTCGGCCGTAG
- a CDS encoding ATP-binding protein, whose product MVTLYSKLVAALLGLFAIVVLLCIYTMPRTYQMYQQEVSQKLNRDLAAHLTKDRNLISNGIVNKQALEEIFHMYMEVNPSIEIYLLDHTGKILAYSAPAGTVKEESVSLKPIGEFLSKDRAFPITGDNPRHPGSRKAFSVAPITRNHELQGYLYIILGGDRYDSAAGMISGSYILKNSFWAGTAALGVLLTLGLLLFALLTRRLTRLTRVLERFGKSDFNEPVTFPANQGAFRDEIDRLGATFNQMADRIIDQVGRLKSNDNLRRELVANVSHDLRTPLASLQGYLETLLIKDTTLSPQEKQQYLQIAIKHSQRLSRLVADLFELAKLDAHEIKPHFERFSLGDLLQDVIMKFKLAAEEKGVSVEARVDPEVQFVLADIGLVERVLDNLIDNALRYTPAGGRVSIEVEPLEEHIRVRVRDTGSGIPADNLPHIFDRFYRYRGTGDESFDGAGLGLAITKRIVELHGSTIEAKSEPNAGTTFSFSLPLTNAA is encoded by the coding sequence GTGGTCACGCTGTATAGCAAGCTGGTCGCCGCACTGCTGGGCCTGTTCGCGATCGTGGTGTTGCTGTGCATCTACACCATGCCGCGAACCTACCAGATGTACCAGCAGGAGGTGAGCCAGAAACTGAACCGGGACCTGGCCGCCCATCTGACGAAGGATCGCAACCTGATTTCCAACGGCATCGTGAACAAGCAGGCCCTGGAGGAGATCTTCCATATGTACATGGAAGTGAATCCCAGCATCGAGATCTATTTGCTGGATCACACCGGCAAGATTCTTGCCTACTCGGCGCCGGCGGGTACGGTGAAGGAGGAGTCGGTGAGCCTGAAGCCGATCGGTGAGTTTCTCAGCAAGGACAGGGCATTTCCCATTACCGGCGACAACCCCCGCCATCCCGGCTCGCGCAAGGCCTTCAGTGTTGCCCCCATCACGCGCAATCACGAGCTGCAGGGATACTTATATATAATCCTCGGCGGCGATCGCTACGACAGTGCCGCCGGCATGATCTCGGGTAGTTACATCCTGAAGAACAGTTTCTGGGCCGGTACCGCGGCCCTCGGGGTGTTGCTGACCCTGGGTCTGTTACTGTTTGCCCTGCTCACACGACGCCTGACCCGGCTAACCCGCGTGCTGGAGCGCTTCGGCAAGAGCGACTTCAACGAACCGGTGACCTTCCCCGCGAATCAGGGCGCGTTCCGGGATGAAATCGATCGCCTGGGGGCTACCTTCAACCAGATGGCGGATCGTATCATCGACCAGGTCGGACGCCTGAAGAGCAACGACAACCTGCGGCGGGAACTGGTGGCCAATGTGTCCCACGACCTGCGTACGCCGCTTGCCTCCTTGCAGGGCTACCTCGAGACCCTGTTAATCAAGGACACCACGCTCAGCCCGCAGGAGAAGCAGCAGTATTTGCAGATAGCCATCAAACACAGTCAGCGCCTGAGCCGGCTGGTGGCGGACCTTTTTGAATTGGCAAAACTGGATGCCCATGAGATCAAACCGCACTTCGAGCGTTTCTCCCTCGGCGATCTGTTGCAGGATGTGATTATGAAGTTCAAGCTGGCTGCGGAAGAAAAAGGCGTATCCGTGGAGGCGAGGGTAGATCCGGAGGTGCAGTTCGTACTTGCCGACATCGGCCTGGTGGAACGGGTACTCGACAATCTGATCGACAACGCCCTGCGCTACACCCCGGCGGGGGGGCGGGTCTCCATCGAAGTCGAGCCCCTGGAGGAACACATCCGGGTGCGTGTGCGCGATACGGGTTCGGGCATCCCGGCGGACAACCTGCCCCACATCTTCGACCGCTTCTATCGCTATCGCGGAACCGGCGACGAGTCCTTCGACGGCGCGGGTCTGGGCCTGGCCATCACCAAGCGCATCGTCGAACTGCACGGCAGCACGATCGAGGCGAAGAGCGAGCCCAATGCCGGCACCACGTTCAGCTTCAGCTTGCCTCTGACCAATGCGGCCTGA
- a CDS encoding DNA-binding domain-containing protein, translated as MSRLADLQHSFQDYVLADSEPPLPEWVSADGRAAPRRQLSVYSNAYRVRLKEVLGQDYEAVWTALGDEGFDRLTDQYIDAHPSRRFTLRDFGRVLPAFLQTTPEYREYEWLHELAEFESLLIDAFDAADASLLREEDMAGLPPEAWSSASLIVHPSVRRLDSCWDAPRLWQVLTSDNPSEIIPARSEPVPWLIWRRELTTQFRSMSLDEQVAFDAMVDGASLDQVCVALGTRISEEEVPLRFASLLKGWIAEEIVSGIG; from the coding sequence ATGAGCCGCCTCGCCGATCTGCAGCATTCCTTTCAGGATTATGTGCTGGCCGACAGCGAGCCTCCCTTGCCGGAGTGGGTCAGCGCCGACGGGCGCGCCGCGCCCCGGCGACAATTGTCGGTCTACTCCAATGCCTATCGTGTGCGGCTGAAGGAAGTGTTGGGCCAGGACTATGAGGCGGTCTGGACGGCCCTCGGCGACGAGGGATTCGACCGGCTCACCGATCAGTACATCGATGCCCATCCTTCGCGCCGTTTCACCTTGCGAGACTTCGGGCGCGTGTTGCCCGCCTTTCTGCAGACCACGCCGGAATACCGGGAGTACGAGTGGCTGCACGAGCTGGCCGAATTCGAATCCCTGTTGATCGACGCCTTTGACGCCGCCGATGCATCGCTGCTGCGCGAAGAAGACATGGCCGGCCTGCCACCGGAGGCCTGGTCGAGCGCCAGCTTGATCGTGCATCCATCGGTGCGCCGCCTGGACAGTTGCTGGGATGCGCCGCGCCTGTGGCAGGTGCTGACCAGCGACAACCCATCGGAAATCATTCCCGCCCGTTCGGAGCCGGTGCCGTGGCTGATCTGGCGCCGCGAGCTCACCACCCAGTTCCGGTCCATGTCGCTCGACGAACAGGTGGCCTTCGACGCCATGGTGGACGGGGCCAGCCTGGATCAGGTTTGCGTCGCGCTCGGGACACGAATATCGGAGGAGGAAGTCCCGCTTCGGTTTGCCTCATTGCTCAAGGGCTGGATCGCCGAGGAAATCGTCAGCGGAATCGGGTAG
- a CDS encoding CBS domain-containing protein: MNSPYALLPGLPLQPGTGFGPRTKPLTIVHMDSPATAVMTDFATVTPVTIDPETPIDLALTKMRTSAVRLLFVVNEVEEVIGLITSRDILGERPIKITEETRTPRSSITVQDIMTPQSRIQVLDAARVQEKKVGDIVTTLRMLERQHALVATIDPATGKQQITGMFSTSNLGGLLGDDLNDETVPAHSLAEIVEKIA; encoded by the coding sequence ATGAACTCTCCCTATGCACTCTTGCCAGGTCTCCCCTTGCAGCCGGGCACCGGCTTCGGACCCCGGACCAAACCGCTGACCATTGTGCACATGGACAGCCCCGCGACCGCGGTCATGACGGACTTCGCCACCGTGACGCCGGTCACCATCGATCCGGAAACGCCCATCGATCTTGCGCTGACGAAGATGAGGACCTCCGCCGTACGACTGCTGTTCGTGGTCAACGAGGTGGAAGAGGTCATCGGACTCATTACCTCACGCGATATCCTCGGCGAGCGGCCCATTAAGATCACTGAGGAGACCCGCACGCCGCGTTCCTCCATCACGGTTCAGGACATCATGACACCCCAATCCCGCATCCAGGTACTCGATGCCGCGCGGGTGCAAGAAAAGAAGGTCGGCGACATCGTCACCACCCTGCGTATGCTTGAGCGCCAACACGCCCTGGTGGCGACCATCGATCCAGCCACGGGTAAGCAACAAATCACTGGGATGTTCTCGACCAGCAACCTTGGTGGACTGCTGGGCGACGACCTCAACGACGAAACCGTACCGGCCCATTCCCTGGCCGAGATCGTCGAGAAGATCGCCTGA
- a CDS encoding DUF692 domain-containing protein: MKKSQTNERPYLGYGLGLRKDHYEDVLNERPAVDWFEIISENYMVDGGKPLHYLSRIREHYPMVMHGVSMSIGGTAELDLNYMSRLKQLIAHVEPEWFSDHLCWTGVDGINLHDLMPLPYTEEALQHVADRVSWVQDYMGRQMLLENVSSYVRYSASQLSEWEFLREVADRADCRILLDINNIYVSAFNHRFDPLEYLDAMPSERIYQFHLAGHTHEEDVIIDTHDHPIADPVYELYAEAVRRFGRVSTMIERDDNIPPLPELLAELEEVKRIGERELEGQLA; the protein is encoded by the coding sequence ATGAAAAAATCGCAGACCAACGAGCGACCCTATCTCGGATACGGACTGGGTCTGCGCAAGGATCACTACGAAGATGTCCTGAACGAGCGGCCGGCAGTCGACTGGTTCGAGATCATCTCCGAGAATTACATGGTGGACGGCGGCAAGCCGCTTCACTACCTGTCGCGTATCCGCGAGCACTATCCCATGGTGATGCACGGCGTCTCCATGTCCATCGGCGGCACCGCGGAACTGGACCTCAACTACATGTCGCGCCTGAAACAGTTGATCGCGCACGTGGAGCCGGAATGGTTTTCCGACCACCTGTGCTGGACCGGGGTCGATGGAATCAATCTGCATGACCTGATGCCCTTGCCCTACACCGAGGAGGCGTTGCAGCACGTGGCCGACCGCGTCAGCTGGGTGCAGGACTACATGGGGCGCCAGATGCTGCTGGAGAATGTCTCCAGCTACGTACGCTACAGCGCCTCGCAACTGAGCGAATGGGAATTCCTGCGCGAGGTCGCCGATCGGGCCGACTGCCGCATTTTGCTGGACATCAACAACATCTACGTCAGTGCATTCAATCATCGATTCGATCCGCTGGAATACCTGGACGCGATGCCGTCGGAGCGCATCTACCAGTTTCATCTCGCCGGCCACACCCACGAGGAAGATGTGATCATCGACACCCACGACCATCCGATCGCCGATCCCGTGTACGAGCTGTATGCCGAGGCGGTGCGTCGCTTCGGGCGCGTCTCCACCATGATCGAGCGTGACGACAACATCCCGCCGCTGCCAGAACTGCTGGCCGAGCTCGAAGAAGTAAAACGCATCGGTGAGCGCGAACTCGAGGGGCAGTTGGCATGA
- a CDS encoding DUF2953 domain-containing protein, whose amino-acid sequence MSITLILVAALLATVVVLLAVPIDIQVELQRVEEFSGQVAIRWLFGLLRFRFRFPGAGKASKKAEPEAGGKPGPRKRRTRGSNVLAVLKQSSFRRRVVRFLRDLLRAAHARDLSLRLRLGLGDPADTGMLWALLGPVSAMARNLRSAEIFLEPEFIDPVLEFESRGHFRLFPIQFIAITIAFVLSRPTIRAWRTLRRQHA is encoded by the coding sequence GTGAGTATCACGCTGATTCTGGTCGCGGCCCTGCTTGCGACGGTAGTCGTGTTGCTGGCGGTTCCTATCGACATACAGGTCGAGCTGCAACGCGTCGAAGAATTCAGCGGACAGGTTGCCATCCGCTGGTTGTTCGGTTTGCTGCGGTTTCGCTTCCGCTTCCCCGGCGCCGGCAAGGCGAGCAAGAAGGCGGAGCCCGAAGCGGGCGGGAAACCCGGGCCGCGGAAGCGACGAACCCGGGGATCAAACGTCCTTGCGGTACTCAAACAGTCGTCGTTTCGACGACGCGTGGTTCGCTTCTTGCGGGATCTGTTGCGCGCCGCCCACGCCCGTGACCTGAGCCTGCGCCTGCGCCTGGGTCTGGGCGATCCGGCTGACACCGGCATGCTGTGGGCGTTGCTGGGGCCGGTCAGCGCCATGGCACGAAATCTGCGCAGCGCGGAAATTTTCCTTGAACCCGAGTTCATCGATCCGGTGCTGGAATTCGAATCCCGCGGGCACTTTCGCCTGTTCCCCATCCAGTTCATCGCCATCACCATTGCCTTTGTCCTGTCGCGGCCAACAATCCGTGCGTGGCGTACCCTGAGGCGGCAACATGCCTGA
- a CDS encoding response regulator transcription factor: MAQSLLVVEDNPDIAHLIKLHLGDAGYGVQLAGDGRSAMAAMQGHKFDLLILDLMLPDVDGLDLCRRIRADSDYVPILMLTSKSSEVDRVLGLETGADDYLTKPFSVIELLARVKAILRRIEVMSQGNGSATAEDRFQVGNITIDRTRRRAHLAGEPLDLTAREFDLLCHFTRHPGQVFTRAQLLDSVWGHSHDGYEHTVNSHINRLRAKLEKNPAKPRYLLTVWGVGYKLAEPREQPEEEVPDRGHAV; encoded by the coding sequence ATGGCGCAATCCCTGCTCGTGGTTGAGGACAATCCGGACATCGCCCATCTCATCAAGCTGCACCTGGGTGATGCCGGCTATGGCGTGCAGCTGGCCGGGGACGGCCGTTCCGCCATGGCGGCGATGCAGGGCCACAAGTTCGATCTGTTGATTCTGGACCTGATGCTGCCGGACGTGGACGGCCTCGACCTGTGCCGTCGCATCCGCGCCGATTCCGACTACGTGCCCATTCTCATGCTCACGTCGAAATCGTCCGAGGTCGATCGCGTGCTGGGACTGGAAACGGGTGCGGACGACTACCTTACCAAACCCTTCAGCGTTATCGAGTTGCTGGCCCGGGTAAAGGCGATCCTGCGCCGCATCGAGGTCATGAGCCAGGGCAACGGTTCGGCGACGGCGGAAGATCGGTTCCAGGTCGGCAACATCACCATCGACCGGACCCGTCGTCGCGCGCACCTGGCCGGTGAGCCCCTGGACCTCACGGCGCGGGAGTTTGATCTCCTGTGCCATTTCACGCGCCACCCGGGACAGGTATTCACCCGCGCACAGCTGCTGGACAGCGTCTGGGGCCACAGCCACGATGGCTACGAACACACCGTGAACTCCCACATCAATCGCCTGCGCGCCAAGCTGGAGAAGAACCCGGCCAAGCCCCGCTATCTGCTCACCGTCTGGGGTGTGGGTTACAAGCTGGCCGAACCGCGCGAACAACCCGAAGAAGAGGTGCCCGATCGTGGTCACGCTGTATAG
- a CDS encoding spore germination protein GerW family protein, translating to MKDIENLFGKAVGEIERMLNTKTVVGDPITVEGNTLIPLISVGFGFGAGGGEGTDPAKGAGTGGGTGGGGGVKPVAVVIINQDGVRVEPIKGSAASLVEKVADVVGKAASSKKAAD from the coding sequence ATGAAAGACATAGAGAATCTGTTTGGCAAAGCCGTCGGCGAAATCGAGCGCATGTTGAATACCAAGACCGTGGTTGGCGACCCCATTACGGTGGAAGGCAATACCCTGATCCCGCTCATCAGCGTGGGTTTCGGTTTTGGCGCCGGCGGCGGTGAAGGCACCGATCCGGCCAAGGGTGCCGGCACGGGCGGCGGCACCGGCGGCGGGGGCGGCGTCAAACCCGTTGCGGTCGTCATCATCAACCAGGACGGCGTGCGTGTCGAACCGATCAAGGGCAGTGCCGCCTCGCTCGTCGAAAAGGTCGCGGACGTGGTCGGCAAGGCAGCATCCAGCAAGAAGGCCGCTGACTAG